A section of the Humulus lupulus chromosome 2, drHumLupu1.1, whole genome shotgun sequence genome encodes:
- the LOC133817551 gene encoding S-type anion channel SLAH1-like yields MDQTHSQTQIELVVETPKVTIDTAPMPQNLHNNVKTKNKPILSSILTKFHAGYFRISMSLCSQALLWKILVEPNDDVHSLRQVFRLVPPTAFNFLWSLALFTLVLQSILFILRCLLHFQMVKAEFLHQVGVNYLFAPWISWLLLLQSSPFVTPKTLYYQVSWWVFVVPIVVLDVKIYGQWLTKGKRFLATVANPTSQLSVIGNMVAARAAAKMGWKESAMCMFSLGMVHYFVLFVTLYQRLNGENTLPAMLRPVFFLFIGAPSVASLAWYSINDKFDIASKMLFFLSLFLFMSLVARPELFRKSMKKFHVAWWAYSFPLTLLALAAIKYAEEVKGGIAHALMVVLSAVSVLVCVVLIAVTAVNSNILLPDTSRSSTSTSSSNSKSSSTSISRCDST; encoded by the exons ATGGATCAAACACATTCACAAACCCAGATCGAGCTTGTCGTTGAAACACCTAAAGTCACCATCGACACAGCACCAATGCCTCAAAATCTTCATAATAATGTCAAGACGAAGAATAAACCCATTTTATCGTCGATATTGACGAAGTTTCACGCTGGTTACTTCCGGATAAGCATGTCACTCTGCAGCCAAGCATTGCTATGGAAAATCTTAGTGGAGCCAAACGACGACGTTCACTCCTTACGACAAGTGTTTCGCTTGGTGCCCCCGACGGCCTTTAACTTCCTATGGTCCTTAGCTCTGTTCACGTTGGTCTTACAGTCCATTCTCTTCATCCTCAGATGTTTGCTGCACTTCCAAATGGTCAAGGCGGAGTTCCTTCACCAGGTGGGAGTCAACTACCTCTTCGCTCCGTGGATCTCATGGCTTCTCCTGCTTCAATCCTCACCGTTCGTCACGCCCAAGACGCTGTACTACCAAGTGTCTTGGTGGGTTTTCGTCGTCCCGATTGTGGTTCTCGACGTTAAGATCTACGGCCAGTGGCTGACCAAGGGGAAGCGGTTTTTAGCGACGGTGGCTAACCCAACAAGTCAGCTGTCGGTGATCGGGAATATGGTGGCGGCTCGGGCGGCGGCGAAGATGGGATGGAAGGAGAGTGCGATGTGCATGTTTTCGTTGGGTATGGTGCATTATTTTGTGCTTTTTGTTACACTTTATCAAAGATTAAACGGCGAAAACACCCTTCCGGCGATGCTGAGACCGGTGTTTTTCTTGTTCATTGGAGCTCCAAGCGTGGCGAGCTTAGCTTGGTACTCCATTAATGACAAGTTTGATATTGCCTCCAAGATGTTGTTCTTCCTCTCCCTCTTCCTTTTCATGTCCTTG GTTGCAAGACCAGAATTGTTCAGAAAATCGATGAAGAAGTTCCACGTGGCATGGTGGGCCTACTCTTTTCCGTTGACTTTGTTGGCATTAGCTGCAATAAAGTATGCAGAGGAAGTTAAGGGTGGGATAGCACACGCATTGATGGTGGTTTTATCAGCAGTGTCAGTGTTGGTTTGTGTGGTCTTAATAGCAGTTACCGCAGTTAATTCAAACATTTTGTTACCCGATACATCACGTTCTAGTACTAGCactagtagtagtaatagtaaaaGTTCAAGTACAAGTATTAGTAGATGTGACTCAACATAG